Proteins from a single region of Chloroherpeton thalassium ATCC 35110:
- the ribH gene encoding 6,7-dimethyl-8-ribityllumazine synthase, with protein sequence MNIKTIEGNLSAKDSKFAIVTSRFNDFIGGRLVEGALDCIVRHDGSEENIAIYKCPGAFEVPMVAKKLAQSGKWDAVIAIGVLIRGATAHFDYIAAEATKGIAQASLECGVPISFGVLTTDTIEQAIERAGTKAGNKGWDAASAAIEMVNLYKQM encoded by the coding sequence ATGAACATAAAAACCATTGAGGGAAATCTTTCCGCTAAAGATTCAAAATTTGCAATTGTCACATCGCGATTCAACGATTTCATCGGTGGGCGGTTGGTTGAAGGCGCGCTCGACTGCATCGTGCGCCACGACGGCAGCGAGGAAAATATTGCGATTTATAAATGTCCGGGCGCATTTGAAGTGCCGATGGTCGCCAAAAAACTCGCGCAATCGGGAAAATGGGACGCGGTGATTGCCATCGGCGTTTTGATTCGCGGCGCAACAGCGCATTTTGATTACATCGCCGCCGAAGCCACAAAAGGCATCGCGCAAGCTTCGCTCGAATGCGGCGTGCCGATTTCCTTCGGCGTTTTAACGACCGACACCATCGAGCAAGCCATTGAGCGCGCGGGCACAAAAGCCGGCAACAAAGGTTGGGACGCGGCATCAGCTGCCATCGAAATGGTGAATCTTTACAAGCAGATGTAA
- the rpe gene encoding ribulose-phosphate 3-epimerase, with amino-acid sequence MPDSSNVIIAPSILSADFTNLRGAIELAEKAGADWIHCDVMDGMFVPNITFGPFIVEAVSRCTELIIDTHLMIADPDRYIKEFVAAGSHQVTVHQEECKHLHRTVDFIKSCGAKAGVSLNPSTNVSTLEDILPDLDLVLIMSVNPGFGGQKFIKSAIDKIKKLAQLRQEKNPDLVIAIDGGISPKNAGEVVAAGGNALIAGSAFFKAEDPFEVVKKMKGVS; translated from the coding sequence ATGCCTGATTCAAGTAACGTCATTATTGCCCCTTCGATTCTTTCTGCTGATTTTACGAACCTTCGCGGTGCAATTGAACTGGCCGAAAAAGCTGGCGCCGACTGGATTCATTGCGATGTGATGGATGGCATGTTTGTGCCAAATATTACGTTTGGCCCGTTCATTGTGGAAGCCGTTAGCCGCTGCACGGAGCTGATCATCGACACGCATTTGATGATTGCCGATCCTGATCGCTACATCAAAGAGTTTGTGGCTGCCGGTTCGCATCAAGTCACGGTGCATCAGGAAGAGTGCAAGCATTTGCATCGCACGGTTGATTTTATCAAATCTTGCGGCGCAAAGGCTGGCGTTTCGCTCAATCCGTCGACGAATGTTTCCACGCTGGAGGACATTTTGCCCGACCTCGATTTGGTTTTGATTATGTCGGTGAATCCAGGATTTGGCGGACAAAAATTCATCAAGTCGGCCATTGATAAAATCAAAAAGCTCGCTCAACTTCGTCAGGAAAAAAATCCAGATTTGGTGATTGCCATCGATGGCGGGATTAGTCCGAAAAACGCGGGCGAAGTGGTTGCTGCGGGTGGAAACGCGCTGATTGCCGGTTCAGCATTTTTCAAAGCCGAAGACCCATTTGAGGTGGTCAAAAAAATGAAAGGCGTTTCTTAG
- a CDS encoding GGDEF domain-containing protein, which produces MNEQADILLKKTSFFVFVVFSMVVSIFALTSPVDPEFSTVDLVGKSLTLFFVGFWIYIIQRSTASQRVYVNLFIGFSLYFIGALEDIFEEVLEVSDVLDLIEDYGMPLGMFFISIGLFYWQKEMSEANEMLRKDKELLNKLNNIDKLSGLYNSAYLQTQLEKEVDRAKRYHRRFSIMLIDIDAFNEYVETYGQLESERLIASFAENIKQNIRRTDIACRYGTGDFAVILPETEKMAAMHLAERVRKSLSVQALQPEKSFGLTIYKTVSIGVASFLSDEKAAALLARAEKAMRFAKQSGKNKVYTFKTDSVVSPS; this is translated from the coding sequence ATGAATGAGCAAGCTGATATTTTGCTAAAAAAAACCTCGTTTTTCGTCTTTGTTGTGTTCAGCATGGTGGTTAGCATTTTTGCGCTGACTTCACCAGTAGATCCGGAATTTTCAACGGTGGACTTGGTGGGAAAGTCGCTAACTCTTTTTTTTGTTGGATTCTGGATATACATCATTCAGCGCTCGACGGCCTCGCAGCGCGTTTATGTCAATTTATTTATCGGTTTTTCTTTGTATTTCATTGGCGCGTTGGAGGACATTTTTGAAGAAGTGCTTGAAGTCTCTGATGTGCTCGATCTTATTGAGGATTATGGGATGCCACTTGGCATGTTTTTTATAAGCATCGGCCTTTTTTATTGGCAAAAAGAGATGAGCGAAGCAAACGAAATGCTTCGCAAAGACAAAGAACTCTTAAATAAATTGAACAATATCGATAAGCTAAGCGGTTTGTACAATTCCGCTTATTTGCAAACGCAGTTGGAAAAAGAAGTCGATCGTGCCAAGCGTTATCACCGCCGATTTTCGATAATGCTGATCGATATCGACGCGTTTAATGAATATGTGGAAACTTATGGCCAGCTTGAATCGGAGAGGCTGATTGCGTCATTTGCAGAAAACATCAAGCAAAATATTCGGAGAACGGATATTGCCTGCCGCTATGGCACAGGCGATTTTGCCGTGATTTTGCCAGAAACAGAAAAAATGGCGGCCATGCACTTGGCCGAACGCGTGCGCAAAAGCTTATCGGTTCAGGCGCTTCAGCCAGAAAAAAGTTTTGGTTTAACTATTTATAAAACGGTGAGCATTGGGGTGGCTTCTTTCCTTTCCGATGAAAAAGCGGCAGCCCTTTTGGCCAGAGCCGAAAAAGCGATGCGCTTTGCCAAGCAATCCGGGAAAAACAAAGTTTATACATTCAAAACCGACTCAGTGGTTTCGCCGTCTTAG
- a CDS encoding Fic family protein has translation MELEKYRSGRFEKSYGYKYFVPSAINDEWVWKTPSVNRLLEKAAVKLGELNSFARLVPNIDLFIQLHVTKEAVVSSRIEGTQTNMDEALLPLEEIRPERRNDWLEVNNYIRALNEAVEALKKLPVSSRLLKNTHQILLQSVRGQHKLPGEYRTSQNWIGGNSLADAVFVPPHHQLVNELMSDLEKFLNNEEINVPSLIRIAIAHYQFETIHPFLDGNGRIGRLMITLYLVSESILDKPLLYLSLFFEKNKGLYYDNLTKVRTQNDMLQWIKYFLVGIEQTATKAVETLTSILELKASIEGEISSLFGRRSHSALALLNVLFQNPFTTIEQAREKCNLSYKAANDLVRKMQEHGYLKEMTGQSRNRIFIFEPYLNIFDNER, from the coding sequence ATAGAATTAGAAAAATACCGGTCAGGACGGTTCGAAAAATCCTATGGCTATAAATATTTTGTCCCATCGGCCATTAACGATGAGTGGGTTTGGAAAACGCCGTCCGTTAATCGGTTATTGGAAAAAGCCGCCGTCAAATTGGGGGAATTAAATTCGTTTGCCCGCTTAGTCCCCAACATCGATTTGTTTATCCAACTTCATGTGACCAAAGAAGCCGTTGTGTCGAGTCGAATCGAAGGCACTCAAACGAATATGGACGAAGCATTGCTTCCGTTGGAAGAAATTCGGCCTGAGAGAAGAAATGACTGGCTGGAAGTCAATAACTACATTCGCGCTTTAAATGAAGCCGTTGAAGCCTTAAAAAAGTTGCCGGTCTCTTCCCGATTATTAAAGAATACCCACCAAATTCTTCTACAAAGCGTTAGAGGGCAACATAAACTGCCGGGCGAATACAGGACAAGCCAAAACTGGATTGGCGGCAATTCGTTGGCAGATGCGGTATTTGTTCCGCCCCATCACCAATTGGTAAATGAGTTAATGAGCGACCTTGAAAAATTCCTCAATAACGAAGAAATCAACGTCCCTTCGCTAATTCGGATTGCGATTGCCCATTATCAATTTGAAACCATTCATCCGTTTCTCGATGGAAACGGTCGCATCGGGCGGTTAATGATAACATTGTATTTGGTTTCAGAAAGCATACTGGACAAACCGTTGCTTTACCTTTCGCTCTTTTTTGAAAAAAACAAGGGGCTATACTACGATAACCTCACAAAGGTTCGGACTCAAAATGATATGCTGCAATGGATAAAGTATTTTTTAGTCGGAATTGAACAGACCGCAACCAAAGCGGTAGAAACGCTCACTTCAATTTTAGAATTAAAAGCGTCTATCGAGGGCGAAATCAGTTCATTGTTTGGGCGTCGTAGCCATTCGGCGCTGGCGCTATTAAACGTGCTGTTCCAAAATCCGTTTACAACGATCGAGCAAGCAAGGGAAAAATGTAATCTGAGCTACAAAGCGGCAAATGACTTAGTTAGGAAGATGCAAGAACATGGTTATCTAAAGGAAATGACCGGCCAAAGCCGAAATCGCATCTTCATTTTCGAACCCTATCTCAATATTTTTGATAATGAGCGATAG
- a CDS encoding D-sedoheptulose-7-phosphate isomerase: MNLGAAERMSQLEHIVNTLNYAADLKRRVAQDSAAEILEMAERIAGAFRTGKKLLICGNGGSASDSQHLATELTIRYRSSVNRPAMPAIALTADTSALTAGANDLGYDNVFARLTEAYGNPGDVLLGISTSGNSESVIRAINYAKSHEMQTLAFLGGNGGKMKDLADVSIIVPHTGAADRTQECHIAIGHIIIELIEDLLGYAPAPKPKA, encoded by the coding sequence ATGAACTTAGGCGCGGCTGAGCGAATGTCGCAACTTGAGCACATTGTAAACACGCTGAACTACGCCGCCGATTTGAAACGGCGAGTTGCGCAAGATTCTGCTGCGGAAATTTTGGAAATGGCCGAGCGCATCGCCGGTGCGTTTCGCACAGGCAAGAAATTGCTGATTTGCGGCAACGGCGGCAGCGCTTCTGATTCGCAGCATTTGGCAACCGAACTAACCATTCGTTACCGCAGCTCGGTAAATCGCCCCGCCATGCCCGCCATTGCGCTGACAGCAGATACTTCAGCGCTCACCGCCGGCGCAAACGATTTGGGTTACGACAACGTGTTTGCTCGCCTGACCGAAGCTTACGGCAACCCTGGCGACGTGCTGCTCGGCATTTCAACCAGCGGCAACAGCGAAAGCGTGATTCGCGCCATCAATTATGCCAAATCGCATGAAATGCAGACGCTTGCCTTTTTGGGCGGCAACGGCGGGAAAATGAAAGACTTGGCGGATGTGAGCATCATCGTGCCGCACACCGGCGCTGCCGACCGCACGCAGGAATGCCACATTGCCATCGGGCATATTATTATAGAACTTATCGAAGATCTTTTGGGCTACGCTCCCGCCCCGAAACCTAAAGCATAA
- a CDS encoding tetratricopeptide repeat protein yields the protein MSDIARNNRIKTLTTFLELDPKDSFSRYALALEYINAEEVALAVKEFETLLEHDPEYSATYYQLAKAYVALGKIEEAKKTYQKGIDLTARLGDTHANQELREALLMLSSGH from the coding sequence ATGTCAGATATAGCACGTAATAACCGGATTAAAACGCTGACGACGTTTTTAGAGCTCGACCCTAAAGATTCTTTTTCGCGCTACGCACTTGCTTTGGAATACATAAATGCCGAGGAAGTGGCGCTGGCGGTAAAAGAATTCGAGACGCTTCTTGAACATGACCCGGAATATTCAGCGACCTACTACCAATTGGCAAAGGCTTATGTTGCGTTAGGAAAAATTGAAGAGGCAAAAAAAACCTATCAAAAAGGGATTGACCTGACAGCTCGTTTGGGCGATACACATGCAAATCAAGAATTGCGAGAGGCGCTGCTAATGCTTTCAAGTGGACACTGA
- the dusB gene encoding tRNA dihydrouridine synthase DusB produces the protein MKIGQIEIEKPVILAPMEDVTDPSFRRLCKHYGADIVFTEFISSDGLIRHAVKSKRKLDVFDDERPVAIQIFGNQIEPMVEAAQMAEAAGPDFIDINYGCPAKKVAGKGAGSGLLCQPDLMEKITDAVVKAVRLPVTAKTRIGWDERSISILDTVRRLEGCGIQALSIHGRTRAQMYKGRADWSWIARAKEVATIPIIGNGDIWTAEDAKRMFDETGVDGVMIGRGAIGNPFLFREAKHLIQTGEHLPQATHRERVAVAIRHLEMSLERKGEKYGVLEMRRHYSTYLKGLPNVSKVRDYLVRENDPNLIVEALRRFEVECDAHLQNGTFQQFAQHLNDHSKRLVLSPPQAESDSTSSH, from the coding sequence ATGAAAATAGGACAGATTGAAATTGAAAAGCCGGTGATTTTAGCGCCGATGGAAGACGTAACCGACCCGTCGTTTCGCCGCTTGTGCAAACACTACGGCGCAGACATTGTGTTTACCGAATTTATCAGCTCCGACGGCCTGATTCGCCATGCGGTAAAATCGAAGCGAAAACTGGACGTGTTTGATGACGAACGCCCCGTTGCGATTCAAATTTTCGGCAATCAAATCGAGCCGATGGTAGAAGCCGCCCAAATGGCAGAAGCGGCTGGCCCTGATTTTATCGACATTAATTATGGCTGTCCGGCCAAAAAAGTCGCTGGAAAAGGCGCCGGCTCAGGGCTTTTGTGCCAACCCGATTTGATGGAAAAAATCACGGACGCGGTGGTAAAAGCGGTGCGCTTGCCCGTGACGGCCAAAACGCGCATCGGCTGGGACGAGCGATCTATCAGTATTTTAGACACGGTTAGGCGCTTGGAAGGCTGTGGCATTCAAGCGCTTTCCATTCACGGACGCACGCGGGCGCAAATGTATAAAGGCCGCGCTGATTGGTCGTGGATTGCGCGCGCGAAAGAAGTCGCTACGATTCCGATTATCGGCAATGGCGATATTTGGACGGCAGAAGATGCCAAACGCATGTTCGATGAAACGGGCGTAGATGGCGTCATGATTGGGCGCGGCGCCATTGGCAATCCGTTTCTTTTTCGCGAAGCCAAACATCTGATCCAAACGGGCGAACACTTGCCGCAAGCCACACACCGCGAGCGAGTGGCTGTTGCGATTCGCCATCTTGAAATGTCGCTCGAGCGAAAAGGGGAAAAATACGGCGTCTTGGAAATGCGACGCCATTATTCCACATATTTGAAAGGCTTGCCAAACGTTTCCAAAGTGCGCGATTATTTAGTTAGGGAAAACGATCCCAACTTGATTGTGGAAGCCCTGCGGCGCTTTGAAGTGGAATGCGACGCGCATCTGCAAAACGGCACTTTTCAGCAGTTTGCCCAGCATTTGAACGACCATTCCAAACGGCTCGTGCTTTCGCCACCGCAAGCGGAATCGGATAGCACCAGCTCGCATTAA
- a CDS encoding histidine triad nucleotide-binding protein, with product MASKRFEESCIFCKIVAGQIPSKQVYSDDDVLAFHDVNPAAPVHVLIIPKEHIPTINDLQASDAEIMGKLMLAARKVASQLGLAESGYRLILNCGPDALQSVFHIHMHLVGGQKMGWPPFPGDAQAH from the coding sequence ATGGCGAGCAAGCGTTTCGAAGAGTCCTGCATTTTCTGCAAAATTGTAGCAGGGCAAATCCCATCCAAACAGGTGTATAGCGACGACGATGTTTTAGCTTTTCACGATGTAAATCCCGCCGCGCCTGTGCATGTTCTGATTATTCCAAAAGAGCACATTCCAACCATCAACGACTTGCAAGCGTCAGACGCCGAAATAATGGGGAAACTAATGCTTGCCGCTAGAAAAGTTGCAAGCCAATTGGGGCTTGCCGAGAGCGGCTATCGATTGATCTTGAACTGCGGGCCCGATGCGCTGCAAAGTGTGTTTCACATTCATATGCACTTAGTTGGCGGTCAAAAAATGGGCTGGCCACCGTTTCCTGGCGACGCGCAAGCGCACTAA
- a CDS encoding ATP-dependent DNA helicase — MSREKSKISLVKARQNPKDSALEQVLKTALTKSSDPESLDLNPEFLKAFELMENSTENLFITGKAGTGKSTLLSYFKAHTKKEYVVLAPTGVAALNVGGQTIHSFFRFAPGPIRPEDIRRRRRRELFELLETIIIDEISMVRADLLDAIDQFMRLNGKISEAPFGGAQVIFIGDLFQLPPVISVEDEAMLFEAAYDSPYFFSAHVFGRTGFNTVQLEQVYRQEEARFLALLNGIRNKNITSEEIDELNERYFPNFEPSDEDFFITLTTTNQLAAVINEAHLKKLRPKIRSFSAELSGDFSRKVLPAEENLQLKVGAQVMFVKNDPARRWVNGTIGKVREIRDDSVGVEVEYEGKRRLHEVERVSWEMLAYEYNADAGKITAEPIGTFKQFPLKLAWAITIHKSQGKTFEKAVIDLGRGAFAHGQVYVALSRCTTLGGIVLKKKIRPNDLISDPKVVRFMQENATS; from the coding sequence ATGAGTCGAGAGAAATCGAAAATCAGCCTTGTTAAGGCGCGCCAAAACCCAAAAGACAGCGCACTTGAACAGGTGCTGAAAACGGCCTTAACGAAATCCTCCGATCCGGAATCGTTGGACTTAAACCCCGAGTTTCTCAAGGCGTTTGAGCTAATGGAAAATTCCACCGAAAATTTGTTCATTACCGGAAAAGCTGGAACTGGCAAATCCACGCTGCTCAGCTACTTCAAAGCGCACACGAAAAAAGAATATGTGGTGCTGGCGCCGACAGGCGTGGCTGCGCTCAATGTTGGCGGGCAAACGATTCACTCATTTTTTCGTTTTGCGCCCGGCCCGATTCGCCCAGAAGACATTCGCCGCCGACGCAGGCGAGAGCTTTTCGAATTGCTTGAAACCATCATCATCGATGAAATTTCTATGGTTCGCGCCGATCTGCTGGATGCGATTGACCAATTTATGCGATTAAATGGAAAAATAAGTGAAGCGCCGTTTGGCGGTGCGCAGGTGATTTTCATTGGCGATCTGTTCCAGCTTCCGCCCGTCATTTCTGTCGAAGACGAAGCGATGCTTTTTGAGGCGGCTTACGACAGCCCGTATTTTTTCAGCGCCCATGTTTTTGGGCGAACCGGTTTCAACACGGTTCAGCTCGAGCAAGTCTATCGTCAGGAGGAAGCGCGATTTTTGGCGCTTTTAAACGGGATTCGCAACAAAAATATTACGAGCGAAGAAATCGATGAACTCAACGAGCGCTATTTTCCAAACTTTGAGCCAAGCGACGAGGATTTTTTCATTACGCTTACGACCACAAACCAACTTGCCGCCGTTATCAACGAGGCGCATTTGAAAAAGCTTCGTCCGAAAATTCGCAGTTTTAGCGCCGAGCTTTCGGGCGATTTCAGTCGAAAAGTTTTGCCAGCGGAAGAAAATCTGCAACTGAAAGTCGGCGCGCAGGTGATGTTTGTCAAAAACGATCCGGCGCGGCGTTGGGTGAATGGCACAATCGGCAAAGTGCGCGAGATTCGCGACGATTCGGTTGGTGTGGAGGTAGAATATGAGGGAAAGCGCCGGCTGCACGAGGTCGAGCGCGTCAGTTGGGAAATGCTCGCGTATGAATACAACGCAGATGCGGGGAAAATTACTGCTGAGCCGATTGGCACGTTTAAGCAATTTCCATTGAAGCTGGCTTGGGCAATTACGATTCACAAAAGTCAAGGAAAGACGTTTGAAAAGGCCGTCATCGATTTGGGGCGAGGTGCGTTTGCGCACGGGCAAGTGTATGTGGCGCTCAGTCGTTGCACCACGCTGGGCGGCATTGTCCTAAAAAAGAAAATTCGCCCAAACGATCTGATTTCCGACCCGAAAGTTGTGCGGTTCATGCAAGAAAACGCCACGAGCTGA
- a CDS encoding ABC transporter substrate-binding protein: MQQNLYLLIFALCAGLLITACSKSGEPKNTLRDIQGGMKRGGIFRTNAASDIASLDPARMAKQSEGLVGHQIYDQLVTLNDSTLALEPMLAKSWEISGDGLTYTFHLRNDVFFHDDPCFPNGKGRKLTATDIKYSLTRSIDARAQALGAEFFTTCVLGAEAYYDATIEAVKFGGEPKVPEIKGFLVKNDTTFVIQLRDVYAPFIYHLTTGVSYITCREAAETYGKELARHPVGTGAFAFSSWAEDREIILKRHSNYWEHDAFGNQLPYLDEISFRFINESATQLLEFRKGRLEESIGIPQEFAAQVLTENGEAKGEYQQFVLKSTPELRIDYIAMNTALEPFQNEKIRKALSAAIDRDKIVRYVLKNQVAAATGLVTRGFEGYDNSDLKTIQYDLSAAKKLLAEAGFPDGKGLAPITLNTFVGAKYAYNKEVAEAVQSMLAEIGVQVNLEQTEYSTHLQQAYLGKLKLFLSSWGADYPDPESFLNLVYGEVIPKNAGGESYQNLSRYRNPKFDQIFSKALQTTDRAQRYALYQQAEQIALLDAPIILTYQRIARRFQQPYVRNYPINAMDRRNFRRVWLDQ, translated from the coding sequence ATGCAGCAAAATCTCTATCTGCTCATTTTCGCGCTTTGCGCTGGACTTTTGATCACGGCTTGCAGCAAATCCGGCGAGCCGAAAAATACACTCCGCGACATTCAGGGAGGCATGAAGCGCGGCGGCATATTTAGGACAAACGCCGCTTCGGATATTGCAAGCTTAGATCCGGCCAGAATGGCCAAACAATCTGAAGGCTTGGTTGGCCACCAGATTTATGATCAGCTCGTTACGCTCAACGATTCCACGCTCGCGCTTGAGCCGATGCTCGCGAAAAGTTGGGAGATTTCCGGCGATGGACTCACGTATACATTTCATTTGCGAAATGATGTCTTCTTTCACGACGATCCTTGCTTTCCCAACGGAAAAGGCCGAAAGCTCACGGCAACCGATATCAAATATTCCCTCACGCGCTCCATCGATGCGCGCGCGCAGGCACTCGGCGCGGAATTTTTCACCACATGCGTGCTTGGCGCAGAGGCCTATTACGACGCCACCATTGAGGCCGTAAAATTCGGCGGCGAACCAAAAGTGCCCGAAATCAAGGGATTTTTAGTCAAAAACGATACCACTTTTGTGATTCAGCTTCGTGATGTTTACGCGCCGTTTATTTATCACCTAACCACTGGCGTTTCCTACATCACTTGCCGTGAGGCAGCCGAAACGTACGGTAAAGAACTTGCCCGACATCCAGTCGGCACAGGCGCATTTGCCTTTTCAAGTTGGGCTGAGGATAGGGAAATCATTCTGAAACGCCATTCAAACTATTGGGAACATGACGCGTTTGGCAACCAACTGCCTTATCTCGATGAAATATCTTTTCGATTTATCAATGAATCGGCCACGCAGCTTTTGGAATTCAGGAAAGGCCGACTCGAAGAATCGATTGGCATTCCACAAGAATTTGCCGCGCAAGTGCTCACGGAAAATGGCGAGGCAAAAGGGGAGTATCAGCAGTTCGTTTTAAAAAGCACGCCCGAGCTGCGCATAGACTACATCGCCATGAACACGGCGCTTGAGCCTTTTCAAAACGAAAAAATTCGGAAAGCCCTGAGCGCGGCCATCGATCGCGACAAAATTGTTCGCTATGTGCTTAAAAACCAAGTTGCTGCGGCCACAGGCTTGGTTACTCGAGGTTTTGAAGGCTACGATAATAGCGATTTGAAAACCATTCAATATGATCTGAGCGCAGCCAAAAAGCTGCTGGCTGAAGCCGGCTTTCCTGATGGAAAAGGGCTTGCGCCCATCACGCTGAATACGTTTGTGGGCGCAAAATACGCTTACAATAAAGAAGTCGCCGAAGCCGTCCAGTCGATGCTGGCGGAAATCGGCGTGCAAGTAAACCTTGAGCAAACAGAATATTCCACGCATTTGCAACAAGCGTATCTTGGCAAACTCAAGCTTTTTCTGTCTTCTTGGGGCGCAGATTATCCCGATCCAGAATCGTTTTTGAATTTGGTTTATGGAGAAGTGATTCCGAAAAATGCAGGCGGGGAAAGCTATCAAAACCTAAGTCGCTACCGAAATCCAAAGTTTGACCAAATTTTTTCAAAGGCGCTCCAAACCACCGACCGAGCCCAGCGCTACGCGCTATATCAACAAGCCGAACAAATCGCGCTTTTGGATGCACCGATTATTCTTACTTACCAGCGCATCGCGCGCCGATTTCAACAGCCGTATGTTCGCAATTACCCAATCAATGCAATGGACAGAAGAAACTTTCGCCGCGTTTGGTTAGATCAATGA
- the mnmE gene encoding tRNA uridine-5-carboxymethylaminomethyl(34) synthesis GTPase MnmE has translation MDDLHFVEDRHHPARPQGQLEAIAAVATPVGEGALSIVRMTGEGVLAVADKVFRKIDGDNFSFASCRSHTAHYGRFNNLAGELIDEVMAIVYRAPRSFTTEDMVEFNCHGGVIVTETVLQTLLEAGCRLAEPGEFTRRAFLNGRIDLVQAEAVGEMIHAKTQTAYRSAISQLKGDLSLKLGSLRTELLNACSMLELELDFSEEDVEFQSREALSARLSAMATELEALANTFRFGKFVKEGVATAIVGRPNAGKSTLLNALLGKERAIVSHVPGTTRDYIEESFVLDGVPFRLIDTAGLRLSDDALESEGIRRSYEKITEADLVIFVHDATEKITEAERTEILALRKKSAHAKFFIVANKIDCVTGAPNFANAPDEQEHIEVVPISALRREGLSELRQKMKTLATGLEKLNEGSLVITNQRHFEAIKNALERLQVARELLIEGAETELIASDLREVLHQIGSIIGKVTTDDILNNIFDRFCIGK, from the coding sequence ATGGACGATTTACATTTTGTTGAAGACCGGCATCATCCGGCGCGTCCGCAAGGGCAGCTTGAAGCGATTGCCGCCGTAGCGACGCCCGTCGGCGAAGGGGCGCTTTCCATCGTGCGCATGACGGGCGAAGGCGTTTTGGCCGTTGCCGATAAGGTTTTCCGCAAAATCGACGGCGACAACTTTTCTTTCGCATCGTGCCGCTCGCACACCGCGCATTACGGACGGTTCAACAATCTTGCCGGAGAACTCATCGACGAGGTGATGGCGATCGTGTATCGCGCGCCGCGTTCGTTCACGACGGAAGACATGGTGGAGTTTAACTGCCACGGCGGCGTGATTGTGACGGAGACGGTTTTGCAAACCCTGCTCGAAGCCGGCTGCCGCTTGGCCGAACCGGGCGAATTCACGCGCCGCGCGTTCCTGAACGGGCGCATCGATTTGGTGCAAGCCGAAGCCGTCGGCGAAATGATTCACGCGAAAACCCAAACCGCCTATCGTTCGGCGATTTCGCAATTGAAGGGCGACCTATCCCTGAAGCTCGGCTCGCTACGAACCGAGCTTTTAAACGCTTGTTCAATGCTCGAATTGGAGCTGGATTTTTCGGAGGAAGATGTCGAATTTCAAAGCCGCGAGGCGCTTTCGGCGCGGCTTTCGGCGATGGCAACGGAGCTTGAGGCTCTGGCAAATACATTTCGTTTTGGGAAATTTGTGAAGGAAGGCGTTGCGACGGCGATTGTAGGCAGGCCGAACGCGGGCAAATCGACCTTGCTGAACGCGCTGCTCGGCAAGGAACGCGCCATCGTGAGCCATGTTCCCGGTACCACGCGCGACTATATCGAGGAAAGCTTCGTCCTTGACGGCGTGCCGTTTCGCTTGATTGACACGGCAGGCCTGCGACTTTCCGACGACGCGCTCGAAAGCGAAGGCATCAGGCGCAGCTACGAAAAAATTACGGAAGCCGACCTCGTAATTTTCGTCCATGACGCCACAGAGAAAATCACGGAAGCCGAACGCACCGAGATTTTAGCGTTGCGAAAAAAAAGCGCCCACGCCAAATTTTTCATCGTCGCCAACAAAATTGACTGCGTAACGGGCGCACCGAATTTCGCAAACGCCCCGGATGAGCAAGAACATATCGAAGTCGTCCCGATTTCCGCCCTTCGCCGCGAGGGCTTGTCGGAACTGCGACAAAAGATGAAAACGCTGGCGACGGGGCTTGAAAAGCTAAACGAAGGCAGTTTGGTGATCACAAATCAGCGGCATTTTGAAGCCATCAAAAATGCGCTGGAGCGATTGCAAGTCGCCCGAGAGCTGCTTATTGAGGGCGCGGAAACCGAACTCATCGCCTCCGACCTACGAGAAGTCCTGCACCAAATCGGCAGTATCATCGGAAAAGTAACGACCGACGATATTTTGAATAATATTTTTGATCGGTTTTGTATCGGGAAGTAA